A single genomic interval of Nonomuraea rubra harbors:
- the ffh gene encoding signal recognition particle protein, whose translation MFETLSDRLTSVFSSLRSKGRLSDADIDATTREIRIALLEADVALPVVKAFVAQVKERARGSEVSQALNPAQQVVKIVNDELIGILGGETRRLRFAKTPPTVIMLAGLQGAGKTTLAGKLARWLREQGHAPMLVAADLQRPNAVQQLQVVGERAQVAVFAPEPGSGVGDPVAVARRSLDEARRLNHDIVIIDTAGRLGIDQEMMQQAADIRDAVTPDETLFVVDAMIGQDAVTTAQAFMEGVGFDGVVLTKLDGDARGGAALSVRHITGRPIMFASTGEKLEDFDAFHPDRMASRILDMGDILTLIEQAQKTFDEEQAAKMAGKLTSGENFTLEDFLEQMMMVQKMGPIKNLLGMMPGMGQMRDQINSIDDRDLDRIAAIIRSMTPAERQDPKIINGSRRARIAAGSGVTVSAVSNLVTRFFDAQKMMKRMAGGMGIPGMPGGKGKAGKAQKKAKKGRRVSGDPRKAALGKPAPAEPASDGPKQGGVLGNLGGKLPPGMELPPGFDPSKLRLPGQK comes from the coding sequence CCTGCTAGAGGCCGATGTCGCGCTGCCGGTGGTCAAGGCGTTCGTCGCCCAGGTCAAGGAGCGCGCCCGCGGTTCCGAGGTCTCCCAGGCGCTGAACCCGGCGCAGCAGGTCGTCAAGATCGTCAACGACGAGCTGATCGGGATCCTCGGCGGCGAGACCCGCAGGCTCCGCTTCGCCAAGACGCCGCCGACCGTCATCATGCTGGCGGGTCTCCAGGGCGCGGGCAAGACGACGCTGGCGGGCAAGCTGGCCAGGTGGCTGCGGGAGCAGGGGCACGCGCCCATGCTCGTCGCCGCCGACCTGCAGCGGCCCAACGCCGTCCAGCAACTCCAGGTCGTGGGCGAGCGCGCCCAGGTCGCCGTCTTCGCGCCCGAGCCGGGCAGCGGCGTGGGCGACCCGGTCGCGGTCGCGCGCAGGTCGCTCGACGAGGCCAGGCGCCTCAACCACGACATCGTCATCATCGACACCGCCGGCCGCCTGGGCATCGACCAGGAGATGATGCAGCAGGCCGCCGACATCCGCGACGCGGTCACGCCCGACGAGACCCTGTTCGTGGTCGACGCCATGATCGGCCAGGACGCCGTCACGACGGCGCAGGCGTTCATGGAGGGCGTCGGCTTCGACGGCGTGGTGCTGACCAAGCTCGACGGCGACGCCCGCGGTGGTGCGGCGCTCTCGGTGCGGCACATCACGGGCCGGCCGATCATGTTCGCGTCCACGGGTGAGAAGCTCGAGGACTTCGACGCCTTCCACCCCGACCGGATGGCCTCGCGCATCCTCGACATGGGTGACATCCTCACCCTGATCGAGCAGGCCCAGAAGACGTTCGACGAGGAGCAGGCCGCCAAGATGGCCGGCAAGCTCACGTCGGGCGAGAACTTCACGCTCGAGGACTTCCTCGAGCAGATGATGATGGTCCAGAAGATGGGCCCCATCAAGAACCTGCTCGGCATGATGCCCGGCATGGGGCAGATGCGCGACCAGATCAACTCGATCGACGATCGCGACCTCGACCGCATCGCGGCCATCATCCGCTCGATGACCCCGGCCGAGCGGCAGGACCCCAAGATCATCAACGGCTCGCGCCGCGCCCGCATCGCCGCCGGTTCCGGCGTGACGGTGAGCGCCGTGAGCAACCTCGTCACCCGCTTCTTCGACGCCCAGAAGATGATGAAGCGGATGGCCGGGGGCATGGGCATTCCCGGCATGCCCGGCGGGAAGGGCAAGGCCGGCAAGGCGCAGAAGAAGGCCAAGAAGGGGCGGCGCGTCAGCGGCGACCCGCGCAAGGCCGCGCTGGGCAAGCCGGCGCCGGCCGAGCCGGCCTCCGACGGGCCCAAGCAGGGCGGCGTGCTGGGCAACCTCGGCGGGAAGCTGCCGCCGGGCATGGAGCTTCCGCCCGGCTTCGACCCGTCCAAGCTGCGCCTGCCCGGCCAGAAGTAG